One window of the Microtus ochrogaster isolate Prairie Vole_2 chromosome 10, MicOch1.0, whole genome shotgun sequence genome contains the following:
- the Ythdf2 gene encoding YTH domain-containing family protein 2, with protein MSASSLLEQRPKGQGNKVQNGSVHQKDGLNDDDFEPYLSPQARPNNAYTAMSDSYLPSYYSPSIGFSYSLGEAAWSTGGDTAMPYLTSYGQLSNGEPHFLPDAMFGQPGALGSTPFLGQHGFNFFPSGIDFSAWGNNSSQGQSTQSSGYNNNYAYAPSSLGGAMIDGQSAFANETLNKAPGMNTIDQGMAALKLGSTEVASSVPKVVGSAVGSGSITSNIVASSSLPPATIAPPKPASWADIASKPAKQQPKLKTKNGIAGSSLPPPPIKHNMDIGTWDNKGPVAKAPSQALVQNIGQPTQGSPQPVGQQANNSPPVAQTSVGQQTQPLPPPPPQPAQLSVQQQAAQPTRWVAPRNRGNGFGHNGVDGNGVGQSQAGSGSTPSEPHPVLEKLRSINNYNPKDFDWNLKHGRVFIIKSYSEDDIHRSIKYNIWCSTEHGNKRLDAAYRSMNGKGPVYLLFSVNGSGHFCGVAEMKSAVDYNTCAGVWSQDKWKGRFDVRWIFVKDVPNSQLRHIRLENNENKPVTNSRDTQEVPLEKAKQVLKIIASYKHTTSIFDDFSHYEKRQEEEESVKKVTVLIRLWGRRRP; from the coding sequence AATAATGCATATACTGCCATGTCAGACTCCTATTTACCCAGTTACTACAGCCCTTCCATTGGCTTTTCCTATTCTTTGGGTGAAGCTGCTTGGTCTACTGGAGGTGACACAGCCATGCCCTATCTAACTTCTTATGGACAACTGAGCAACGGAGAGCCCCACTTCCTACCAGATGCAATGTTTGGGCAACCAGGAGCCCTAGGTAGCACTCCATTTCTTGGTCagcatggttttaatttttttcccagtggGATCGACTTCTCAGCATGGGGAAATAACAGTTCTCAGGGACAGTCTACTCAAAGCTCTGGATATAATAACAATTATGCTTATGCACCCAGCTCCTTAGGTGGAGCCATGATTGATGGACAGTCAGCTTTTGCCAATGAGACCCTCAATAAAGCTCCTGGCATGAATACTATAGACCAAGGGATGGCAGCACTGAAACTGGGCAGCACAGAAGTTGCAAGTAGTGTTCCAAAAGTTGTAGGCTCTGCTGTTGGTAGTGGGTCCATCACTAGTAACATCGTAGCTTCTAGCAGTTTGCCTCCAGCTACTATTGCTCCTCCAAAACCAGCATCTTGGGCTGATATTGCTAGCAAGCCTGCAAAACAGCAACCTAAACTGAAGACCAAGAATGGCATTGCAGGATCAAGTCTTCCACCACCCCCAATAAAGCATAACATGGATATTGGAACTTGGGATAACAAGGGTCCTGTGGCAAAAGCTCCCTCACAGGCTTTGGTTCAAAATATAGGTCAGCCAACCCAGGGGTCTCCTCAGCCTGTAGGACAGCAGGCCAATAATAGCCCGCCAGTGGCTCAGACATCAGTAGGGCAACAGACGCAGCCattgcctccacctccaccacagcCTGCCCAGCTCTCAGTCCAGCAACAGGCAGCTCAGCCAACTCGCTGGGTAGCACCTCGGAACCGTGGCAATGGGTTCGGTCATAATGGGGTGGATGGTAATGGAGTAGGACAGTCTCAGGCAGGTTCTGGATCTACTCCTTCAGAGCCTCACCCAGTATTGGAGAAGCTTCGGTCCATCAATAACTATAACCCTAAAGATTTCGACTGGAATCTGAAACATGGCCGGGTTTTTATCATTAAGAGCTACTCTGAGGACGATATCCACCGTTCCATTAAGTATAATATCTGGTGCAGCACAGAGCACGGGAACAAGAGACTGGATGCTGCGTATCGTTCCATGAACGGGAAAGGTCCCGTTTACTTACTTTTCAGTGTCAACGGCAGTGGACACTTCTGTGGAGTTGCAGAGATGAAATCTGCTGTGGACTACAACACATGTGCAGGCGTGTGGTCCCAGGACAAGTGGAAGGGTCGTTTTGATGTCAGATGGATTTTTGTGAAGGACGTTCCCAATAGCCAACTGCGACACATTCGTCTAGAGAACAACGAGAATAAACCAGTGACCAACTCTAGGGACACTCAGGAAGTGCCTCTGGAAAAAGCTAAGCAGGTGTTGAAAATCATAGCCAGCTACAAGCACACCACTTCCATTTTTGATGACTTCTCACACTATGAGAAAcgccaagaggaagaagaaagtgttAAAAAGGTAACCGTCTTAATCAGACtatggggaaggaggaggcctTAG